A stretch of the Amycolatopsis sp. BJA-103 genome encodes the following:
- a CDS encoding sensor histidine kinase → MRLLSGLRPRLILAFAAMTIIGAAAAAGASYVSARNAILEAVQDAAMNQLKDRVSAYGRPLSTPPTQEQLNDFAGSLRLTAVAVYRDTRSVNGPDLTIFSPELRRTVAADTRIQFQRLDRNANPQLLVGMPVLARQPNGAMGASGVEVYSLTSLVQQQQAIEELAKKAWQMAALALPLAAALALLAARQVLRPVRALNTAAAQLGEGRLDVRLPAKGSDELAELVTTFNNTAAELERTVGELRAMEADARRFVADVSHELRTPLAAMNAVTDVLDEDAETLPPDTAVAARLVSGETRRLTRLVQDLVEISRFDAGRAELVLDEWDLATAIRDSLDARGWRDGEDLVTDLPEGVTARVDRRRLDLIVANLVGNAFRHGSAPVEIHLRADDHGVTVEVDDHGPGIDPEILPHVFDRFTKADSSRARSEGSGLGLAIALENARLHGGDITAANSGTGARFVLRLPNRAEGTA, encoded by the coding sequence ATGAGGCTGCTCTCCGGGCTCCGGCCCCGGCTCATCCTGGCCTTCGCGGCGATGACGATCATCGGGGCGGCGGCCGCGGCGGGCGCCAGTTACGTTTCGGCCCGCAACGCGATCCTCGAAGCGGTCCAGGACGCGGCGATGAACCAGCTGAAGGACCGGGTCAGCGCCTACGGCCGCCCGCTGTCCACTCCACCGACCCAGGAACAGCTCAACGACTTCGCGGGCAGCCTGCGGTTGACCGCCGTCGCGGTCTACCGCGACACGCGGTCGGTCAACGGCCCGGACCTGACCATCTTCTCGCCCGAACTGCGGCGGACCGTCGCCGCCGACACCCGGATCCAGTTCCAGCGGCTGGACCGCAACGCCAATCCCCAGCTCCTGGTCGGCATGCCCGTGCTGGCGCGGCAACCGAACGGGGCGATGGGAGCCAGCGGCGTCGAGGTGTACTCGCTCACCTCGCTCGTCCAGCAGCAGCAAGCCATCGAGGAACTCGCGAAAAAAGCCTGGCAGATGGCCGCGCTCGCGTTGCCGCTGGCCGCCGCGCTGGCCCTGCTCGCGGCGAGGCAGGTGCTACGGCCGGTCCGGGCGCTCAACACCGCCGCCGCCCAGCTCGGCGAGGGCAGGCTCGACGTCCGGCTGCCCGCCAAGGGGTCCGACGAACTGGCCGAACTGGTCACGACCTTCAACAACACGGCCGCCGAGCTGGAACGCACGGTCGGCGAGCTGCGGGCCATGGAAGCCGACGCGCGCCGGTTCGTGGCCGACGTCTCGCACGAACTCCGCACCCCGCTCGCGGCGATGAACGCGGTCACCGACGTGCTGGACGAGGACGCCGAAACGCTGCCGCCGGACACGGCCGTCGCGGCACGGCTGGTCTCGGGCGAAACTCGCAGGCTGACCCGGCTCGTCCAGGACCTGGTCGAGATCTCCCGGTTCGACGCGGGCCGCGCCGAACTCGTGCTCGACGAATGGGATCTCGCGACGGCGATCCGCGACAGCCTCGACGCCCGGGGCTGGCGGGACGGCGAAGACCTGGTCACCGACCTGCCAGAGGGCGTCACCGCACGGGTCGACCGGCGGCGGCTCGACCTGATCGTCGCCAACCTCGTCGGCAACGCGTTCCGGCACGGCTCCGCCCCGGTCGAGATCCACCTGCGCGCCGACGACCACGGCGTCACCGTGGAGGTCGACGACCACGGTCCGGGCATCGACCCCGAGATCCTGCCGCATGTGTTCGACCGGTTCACCAAGGCGGACAGCTCCCGCGCCCGGTCCGAAGGCAGCGGGCTGGGCCTGGCGATCGCACTGGAGAACGCCCGGCTGCACGGCGGTGACATCACGGCGGCCAACAGCGGGACCGGCGCCCGGTTCGTCCTGCGCCTGCCGAACCGAGCCGAAGGGACTGCCTGA
- a CDS encoding response regulator transcription factor, with the protein MASVLLIEDDASVREGLELALRRQAHTVHTAESGELGLEKLRVYQPDIVVLDLMLPGIDGFETCRRIRSAGEVPIIMLTARSDDFDIVAGLEAGADDYVTKPIEPRVLDARIRAVLRRAVSEKPSSEEDPAEERHGRLVIDRAGLVVTKNGEPVSLTPTELKLLLELSRTPGQVYSRQQILSAVWDHDYLGDSRLVDACVQRLRAKIEDVPAKPDHVQTVRGFGYRFGRS; encoded by the coding sequence GTGGCAAGTGTCCTTTTGATCGAAGACGACGCGTCCGTCCGGGAGGGTCTGGAACTCGCGCTGCGCCGTCAGGCGCACACCGTCCACACCGCCGAGAGCGGTGAGCTCGGGCTGGAGAAACTGCGGGTCTACCAGCCCGACATCGTCGTGCTGGACCTGATGCTGCCCGGGATCGACGGCTTCGAGACCTGCCGCCGGATCCGCTCGGCCGGCGAGGTGCCGATCATCATGCTCACCGCCCGCAGCGACGACTTCGACATCGTCGCCGGGCTGGAGGCGGGCGCCGACGACTACGTGACCAAGCCGATCGAACCCCGGGTGCTCGACGCCCGGATCCGGGCGGTGCTGCGGCGCGCGGTGAGCGAGAAGCCCTCGAGCGAGGAGGACCCTGCCGAAGAACGGCACGGCCGCCTGGTCATCGACAGGGCCGGGCTGGTGGTCACGAAGAACGGCGAGCCGGTCTCGCTCACCCCGACCGAGTTGAAACTGCTGCTGGAACTGTCGCGCACGCCGGGGCAGGTCTACAGCCGCCAGCAGATCCTCTCCGCCGTCTGGGATCACGACTACCTCGGCGACTCCAGGCTGGTCGACGCCTGTGTCCAGCGGTTGCGTGCGAAGATCGAAGACGTGCCCGCGAAACCCGACCACGTCCAGACCGTCCGGGGCTTCGGGTACCGGTTCGGCCGTTCATGA
- a CDS encoding phosphatase PAP2 family protein, with amino-acid sequence MAVLTHEAKPTPAHRPLPGRHAETRRTLSRAVFQLATGLGLATAFIVTYVLFVHTSAGQLAENGVVRSAQSGQWSTMDWAGPLREQDMVLVIGAAAILLIGLALIRRKPGLLVPALSVLVFPLIAAQLLKLYVLERPELPDGGYGPGHNSFPSGHVSAAMAILMAFAFVLPQRFRPAIIGIGGVAVAWVASSTIALGWHRLSDTAGACLLGASFACLLAAWLTTRRRDLRRTPAALVALAAILPTGIVLIGFAVLHTATEGAAQFVAALVLAALAAVGVVLVALWPLRGSAFERRAGVETRVVDDLLETRLVTRR; translated from the coding sequence ATGGCCGTACTCACCCACGAAGCGAAGCCGACCCCCGCCCACCGCCCGCTGCCGGGACGGCACGCGGAGACCAGGCGCACCCTGTCCAGGGCCGTGTTCCAGCTCGCCACCGGACTGGGACTGGCCACCGCGTTCATCGTGACCTACGTGCTGTTCGTGCACACGTCGGCAGGCCAGCTCGCCGAGAACGGCGTCGTCCGCAGCGCGCAGTCCGGCCAGTGGTCCACAATGGACTGGGCGGGGCCGCTGCGGGAGCAGGACATGGTGCTCGTGATCGGAGCCGCCGCCATCCTGTTGATCGGCCTGGCGCTCATCCGGCGCAAACCGGGTCTTCTCGTCCCCGCGCTGAGTGTCCTCGTGTTCCCGCTCATCGCCGCGCAGCTGCTCAAGCTGTACGTCCTCGAACGCCCCGAACTGCCTGACGGTGGTTACGGACCCGGGCACAACAGTTTCCCGAGCGGACACGTCAGCGCCGCCATGGCGATCCTGATGGCCTTCGCTTTCGTTCTGCCCCAACGATTCCGCCCGGCGATCATCGGGATCGGCGGCGTCGCCGTGGCCTGGGTCGCGTCGTCGACCATCGCGCTGGGCTGGCACCGGCTGAGCGACACGGCGGGCGCCTGCCTGCTGGGAGCGTCGTTCGCCTGCCTCCTCGCCGCCTGGCTGACCACCCGGCGCCGGGACCTGCGCCGCACGCCCGCCGCCCTGGTGGCGCTGGCCGCGATACTGCCGACCGGGATCGTGCTGATCGGGTTCGCGGTGCTGCACACGGCGACCGAGGGCGCCGCCCAGTTCGTCGCCGCGCTGGTGCTGGCCGCGTTGGCCGCGGTGGGGGTCGTGCTGGTCGCGCTGTGGCCGTTGCGCGGATCCGCGTTCGAACGGCGAGCCGGTGTGGAGACCCGCGTGGTCGACGACCTGCTCGAGACTCGCCTCGTGACCCGCCGCTGA